A portion of the Camelus bactrianus isolate YW-2024 breed Bactrian camel chromosome 25, ASM4877302v1, whole genome shotgun sequence genome contains these proteins:
- the FAM83H gene encoding protein FAM83H isoform X2 gives MARRSQSSSQGDNPLAPGYLPPHYKEYYRLAVDALAEGGPEAYSRFLASEGAPAFLCPEELEHVSRHLRPPQHVAPEPPEGSPPNVDLDGSSGTYWPVNSDQAVPELDLGWPLTFGFQGTEVTTLVQPPPPDSPSIKDEARRMIRSAQQVVAVVMDMFTDVDLLGEVLEAAARRVPVYILLDEMNAQHFLDMADKCRVNLHHVDFLRVRTVAGPTYYCRTGKSFQGHVKEKFLLVDCAVVMSGSYSFMWSFEKIHRSLAHVFQGELVSSFDEEFRILFAQSEPLVPSAGALARMDAYALAPYAGAGPVMGGQVTGAPTPFSFPKRAHVLFPPPREEGLGFPSFLDPDRHFLSAFRREESPRMPGGALELHAGMRPLSRRLDTEAGPGGELSGPRGFLQARHLEMDAFKRHSYAAADGMGAVENFAAARQVSRQTFLSHGDDFRFQTSHFHRDQLYQQHYQWDPQLAPARPQGLFEKLRAGRPGFTDHDDFTLGAGPRFPEVSPDGHQRLDYVPSSASREVRHGSDPAFGPGPRGLEPGGAPRPNLGQRFPCQAATRLGPEIGPEAEPERRGGPEGRAGLRHWRLASYLSGCHGEDAGDEGLPAPMEAEAYEDDVLVSGGRVAAGDLLPSAFRSSGGDGPDREGLEEAGLTKQDSFRSRLNPLIQRSSRLRSSLIFSASQAEGTGGAAAATTEKVQLLHKEQAVSEMVGSSGEAVRSAASTKVAELLEKYKGPSRDPGGGGGGGGGVGASVTVASHSKAVMSQAWREEVSVPGGTGGERRSLESCLLDLRDSFTQRLHQEAERQPGAATLTATQLLDTLGRSGSGTDRLPSRFLSAQGHSTSLQGQDGPPPEGPGAHQAPHSEPKGSPTSAYLEQKGGPTPGFPTHRGSPTTAFTEQKGSPTSVYPERKDSPVPPVPERRGSPVPPVPERRCSPVPPVPERRGSLTLPLSGESPKTGPTEEAAGGPMEVLRKGSVRLRQLLSPKGERRTEDEGSFPAPQENGQPESPRRPSLGRVDSTEATTGDERGPRGRVASATANALYSSNLRDDTKAILEQISAHGQKHRGGPSPAPTPTPAHGSPELGRPPAASGLAPDMSDKDKCSAIFRSDSLGTQGRLSRTLPASAEERDRLLRRMESMRKEKRVYSRFEVFCKKEEAGGPGAGEGPAEEDTRDSKVGKFMPKILGTFKSKK, from the exons ATGGCCCGTCGCTCCCAGAGCTCCTCGCAGGGGGACAACCCGCTAGCACCCGGGTACCTGCCACCCCACTACAAAGAGTACTACCGCCTGGCAGTGGACGCGCTGGCCGAGGGCGGCCCAGAGGCCTACAGCCGCTTCCTGGCGTCCGAAGGTGCGCCTGCCTTCCTGTGCCCTGAGGAGCTGGAACACGTGAGCCGCCACCTGCGGCCCCCACAGCACGTTGCTCCTGAGCCCCCAGAAGGCAGCCCTCCCAATGTGGACTTGGATGGCTCCTCTGGCACCTACTGGCCTGTGAACTCAGACCAGGCGGTACCTGAACTCGACCTGGGCTGGCCCCTGACCTTTGGCTTCCAGGGCACTGAGGTCACCACACTGGTGCAGCCACCGCCACCTGACAGCCCCAGCATCAAGGATGAGGCTCGAAGGATGATCCGCTCTGCCCAGCAG GTGGTGGCTGTGGTGATGGACATGTTCACCGACGTGGACCTTCTTGGTGAAGTGTTGGAGGCTGCTGCTCGCCGCGTTCCAGTCTACATCCTCCTAGATGAGATGAATGCGCAGCACTTCCTGGACATGGCCGACAAGTGCCGCGTCAACCTGCACCACGTGGAT TTCCTGCGTGTGCGCACTGTGGCGGGCCCCACCTACTACTGCCGCACTGGGAAGTCCTTCCAGGGCCATGTGAAGGAGAAGTTCCTCCTAGTGGATTGTGCCGTGGTGATGAGTGGGAGCTACAG CTTTATGTGGTCCTTCGAGAAGATCCACCGCAGCCTGGCGCACGTATTCCAGGGCGAGCTGGTCTCCAGCTTCGATGAGGAATTCCGCATCCTCTTCGCACAGTCCGAGCCGCTGGTTCCCTCGGCCGGGGCGCTGGCCCGCATGGATGCCTACGCCCTGGCTCCATACGCCGGCGCTGGGCCTGTCATGGGCGGCCAAGTGACGGGGGCACCgacccctttctccttcccaaaACGAGCCCACGTCCTGTTCCCACCGCCTCGGGAAGAAGGCCTGGGCTTCCCCTCCTTTCTCGACCCTGACCGCCACTTTCTGTCGGCCTTCCGCCGAGAGGAGTCACCGCGGATGCCGGGGGGCGCCCTGGAGCTGCACGCTGGGATGCGGCCACTGTCACGGCGGCTGGACACCGAGGCCGGACCAGGCGGGGAACTCTCGGGCCCGCGGGGCTTCCTTCAGGCACGGCACCTAGAGATGGATGCCTTCAAGAGGCACAGCTATGCGGCCGCAGACGGCATGGGCGCCGTGGAGAATTTCGCAGCCGCACGGCAGGTGTCGCGACAGACGTTCCTCAGCCACGGTGATGACTTCCGCTTCCAGACCAGCCATTTCCACCGCGACCAGCTCTACCAGCAGCATTACCAGTGGGACCCGCAGCTTGCCCCCGCACGTCCACAGGGCCTGTTCGAGAAGCTGCGCGCCGGCCGCCCTGGCTTCACCGACCACGATGACTTCACCCTGGGCGCTGGGCCACGCTTCCCTGAGGTCAGCCCAGACGGACACCAGCGGCTGGACTACGTGCCGTCCAGTGCGTCGCGGGAGGTGCGCCATGGCTCGGACCCCGCCTTCGGGCCTGGGCCCCGTGGTCTGGAACCCGGCGGGGCCCCACGCCCCAATCTGGGCCAGCGCTTCCCTTGCCAGGCGGCAACAAGGCTAGGCCCAGAGATTGGGCCCGAGGCAGAGCCGGAGCGCAGGGGCGGGCCCGAGGGGCGGGCGGGACTGCGACACTGGCGCCTGGCCTCTTACCTGAGCGGCTGCCACGGTGAGGACGCGGGTGACGAGGGCCTGCCTGCACCCATGGAGGCCGAGGCCTATGAAGACGATGTGCTGGTTTCTGGGGGCCGGGTGGCCGCCGGGGACCTACTTCCCTCAGCCTTCCGCAGCAGTGGTGGGGATGGCCCAGATCGCGagggcctggaggaggcaggcctTACCAAACAGGATTCTTTCCGCTCGCGCTTGAACCCGCTGATTCAGCGCAGCTCTCGGCTGCGCTCCTCGCTCATCTTCAGTGCCTCGCAGGCTGAGGGGACGGGCGGGGCTGCAGCAGCCACCACGGAAAAGGTGCAACTGCTGCACAAGGAGCAGGCGGTCAGCGAGATGGTGGGGTCCAGTGGCGAGGCTGTGCGCTCTGCTGCCTCCACCAAGGTGGCCGAGCTCCTGGAGAAGTACAAGGGCCCGTCTCGAGatcccggcggcggcggcggcggcggcggcggcgtgggGGCCTCAGTCACAGTGGCCAGCCATAGCAAAGCTGTCATGTCCCAGGCGTGGCGGGAGGAGGTGTCGGTGCCTGGTGGCACAGGGGGTGAGCGCCGCAGCCTGGAAAGCTGCCTGCTGGACCTGCGCGACTCCTTCACACAGCGGCTTCACCAGGAGGCTGAGCGGCAACCGGGAGCTGCCACTCTCACTGCCACCCAGCTGCTCGACACCCTGGGTCGGAGCGGCAGCGGCACAGACCGGCTGCCTTCCCGCTTCCTCTCTGCCCAGGGCCACTCCACCTCCCTGCAAGGGCAAGACGGCCCCccaccagaggggcctggagCGCACCAAGCACCCCACTCTGAGCCAAAAGGGAGTCCCACCTCAGCCTACCTAGAGCAGAAGGGGGGTCCCACGCCTGGGTTCCCCACCCACAGAGGCAGCCCCACCACAGCATTCACCGAGCAGAAAGGGAGCCCCACCTCTGTCTATCCTGAGCGCAAGGACAGCCCTGTGCCTCCCGTCCCGGAGCGCAGGGGCAGCCCGGTGCCCCCTGTGCCAGAGCGCAGGTGCAGCCCAGTACCCCCTGTGCCAGAGCGCAGAGGCAGCCtcacccttcccctctctggggaGTCTCCGAAGACCGGGCCCACAGAGGAGGCGGCCGGCGGTCCCATGGAAGTTTTGCGCAAGGGTTCCGTGCGGCTGCGGCAGCTGCTGAGCCCCAAGGGTGAACGGCGCACAGAGGATGAGGGCAGCTTCCCAGCTCCGCAGGAGAACGGGCAGCCTGAGAGCCCCCGGCGCCCATCTCTGGGCCGGGTTGACAGCACAGAGGCCACAACGGGAGATGAGCGGGGCCCGCGGGGACGCGTGGCCTCGGCCACAGCTAACGCCTTGTACAGCAGCAACCTGCGGGACGACACAAAAGCCATTCTGGAGCAGATCAGCGCCCACGGCCAGAAGCACCGGGGaggcccctccccggccccgacCCCGACCCCCGCCCACGGCAGCCCCGAGCTAGGCCGCCCACCAGCTGCCAGCGGCCTGGCCCCTGACATGTCCGACAAGGACAAATGTTCAGCCATCTTCCGCTCGGACAGCCTGGGGACGCAAGGCCGGCTGAGCCGCACGCTGCCAGCCAGCGCGGAGGAGCGCGACCGTCTGCTGCGCCGCATGGAGAGCATGCGCAAAGAGAAGCGCGTCTACAGCCGCTTCGAGGTCTTCTGCAAAAAGGAGGAGGCCGGGGGGCCAGGGGCCGGGGAGGGCCCGGCCGAGGAGGACACCAGGGACAGCAAGGTGGGCAAGTTCATGCCCAAGATCCTAGGTACATTCAAAAGCAAGAAGTGA